Sequence from the Burkholderia stabilis genome:
CAGGTGTTGTCGTCGGTCCAGCCGTCGTCGTTGCTGCCGAGATCGACGTTGCCGCTGCCGCCGTCGCTCCAGTTCGACGCGTCGCCGCGGCCGAGGTCGAAGCCCGGATCGGCATCCTGCCGGCGGCGATCGCCGTCGACGATCACGTCGCGTTCGACCACGCGCTCGCGGCCGCCCGACATCGCCTCGCCGAGCAGCACGCCGGTCAACAGCCCGCCCATCCCGCCGCCGAAACCGCCGCCGCCTTGCTGGATCACGACGGGCGGCTGCTGTTGCGGGTAAGGCTGCGGCGGATACGGCTGGCCTTGCGCGCCGGTCATGCGATCGGCTTCCTGCGCGTACACGGAGCCGCTGCCGTTCGCCGGCGGCGCGGGTTGCGCGGCCGGGTCGGGGCGGCCTTCGACGCGCGCCTTCACGCTTGCGTGACGCTGCTCGAGTTCGTCGACGCGATACGGCGGCACCGGATTCTTGCTGTTCGACAGTGCCTCGACGAGCGTGCGCGCGTCGGTCTCGATCGCATCGAGTTCGCCCGTGAGCGCCGCGGCGCCGGGCGCCGTCGACAGCTTCGCGTCGAGTTTCAGCGGGCGGATGTCGTTCAGCACGTCGGTCGCGCGCTTGAGCTGCGTGCGGCGCTCGTCGTCGGCACGGCCGTCGTCGGCCGTGCGTGCACGCCGCAGCGTCCAGCGCAGCACCAGCGCGATCACAGCGACGATCAGACCGAGGCCGATCCACATGCCGGTCGACGGACCGTGTTTTTCGGCCGGCGCGACGGCGGGCGCGAGCCCCGGCTGCAATGTGCCGGCCTGCGTGGCCGATGGTGCGTTACCGCTCACGCGCGCGGCGTCCGCGCGGATGCGCGACTCCGTCTGCGCGAAGCGCGACGCGTCGGTGAAGCGCAGTTGCGGATCGAGCGACTTCGCACGCTGCAGCTGCGTGAGCGCGTCGGACGCGCGGCCTTCGCGGTCCAGCACCTGCGCATAAAGATAGCGCGCGTGCGCGTTGTTCGGATGGGCGTCGATGACTTGCGACAGCTGCGTGTCGGCCTGTTGCCAGTTGCGCTGTGCGATCGACTGCTCGACCTGCTGCAGCGACGGTACCGCAAACGCGGCGGACGACAGCAACATCAGCGAGAGGCCGAGTGCGGCGAGGGATTTCTTCATGGTCGAACCGGGCGCAGGCGCCCGTCTCCTGACGATCGGTTCGCGCCGCGCGCCCGGGGCGGGCCGCGGCGCGGTGGCCGTTACTGCGCGGGCGTGTCGAGCTGTTTCTTCAGCGCGGCGAGGCGATCCTCGACCGACGGGCCCTTGTTCAGCGCGGCGAGCTTGTCGTCGAGCGCCTTGCCGCTCGACGTGTCGGCCGAATTCAGGCGTGCGTCCGAGCGCGCATTCTGCAGCGCGACCTTGTCCTCGAGCTTCTGGAAATCCTCGGACAGGTTCTTGCCGCCGATGCCGCCCAGCGCGCTTGCCGCGACATCCTTCGCCTGCGCGATTTCCTGCTTGGCCTGCAGGATGTTCGAGCGCGCATTCAGGTCGTTGCGGCGCTGGCGCATGTCGGCGATCTGCCCCTTCAGCTTGTCGACCGATGGTTCGAGCGTCGTCAGCTCGGCCGCGAGCGCATCGCGCTCGGCTTCCACGTTCGACTGCGCGGCCAGCGCCTCGCGCGCGAGCGCTTCGTCGCCGGACTGCAGCGCGCGCTTCGCGCCGTCCTCGTACTTCTTCACCTTGTCGTCGGCCGCATCGCGCTTGCTGCGCTGGGTCGCGACCTGTGCCTCGATCTCGATCAGCGAATTCTCGGCACGGCCGATGCTGTCGTCGAGCTCCCGCACGATCTGGCGTGCGTCGCGCGACGGATCCTGTACCGAATCGGCCGCATCGTTCAGCAGGCCTTTGATCGTGCGCGAAACAGAGTCGAAAAGCGACATGAAATCCTCCGTGGTTGAAAGGCGCCGCGTCACCGCGGCAATGCCCGTCGCGAGCCGGTTGCGACCCGCGTGAGCCGGCGGATATTACACCACCGGTTCACTTAAATACGGCTTAAACGCGCGAGTTCAAGCGGCCTGCGCATCAGGACTTCAAACCTTTCGCGACTGAAAGAAAATCGGCCGCGTGCCCCGCATTGCGTGTTCATGATAGGCCGAGGATGGCGACAATACGTTCCGTAAAACACGGCGTTGCGGGAATTTTTACAAAAAATCGCGAAGGCAATCGGTCGATTTCATTAAAATGCGCTGTCACGTCGCGGGAACGGATCGCCGCGCGGCGGGGTCTGTCGACGTGACAGCCGTTCACGAAGCACCCACTCTGATTCATTCGCCTGCATTTCCGCATGCGTCCGAGGGCGCAACGACCGCCCGCCATTCCGACATGCCAATTATCAAACGACCGCCTTCTTCTTCCGACAGGAACGAACCCCACTACACGCTGCGCCGCTCACCGTCCGGGGCCTATTACCCCGATGACGACGATCGCGACGACGACCGCCGCGCACAGCGCAGCGGCAGCGGCGGCGGCGGCCGTCGCACGTTCGGTTCGCGCGTCGCGCTGTGGTTCGCCGGCCTGTTCGTCACGCTCGCGATTGTCGGTGCGCTGATCGTCGGCTACGCGCTGGTCGTGATGGCGCCGCAACTGCCGTCGCTCGATGCGCTGACCAACTACCAGCCGAAGGTGCCGCTGCGCGTGTTCACGGCCGATCACGTGCTGATCGGCGAGTTCGGCGAGGAGCGCCGCAGCCTCGTGCGCTTCCAGGACATTCCGGACGTGATGAAGAAGGCCGTGCTCGCGATCGAGGACTACCGCTTCTACGAACACGGCGGCGTCGACTTCGTCGGCATCTTGCGGGCGGGCGTCGCTGATTTGATGCACGGCGGCGCACGCCAGGGCGCGAGCACGATCACGATGCAGGTCGCGCGCAACTTCTTCCTGTCGAGCGAGAAAACCTACACGCGCAAGATCTACGAGATGCTGCTCGCGTACAAGATCGAGAAGGCCCTGACGAAGGACCAGATCCTCGAGCTGTACATGAACCAGATCTATCTCGGCCAGCGCTCGTACGGCTTCGCGGCCGCCGCGCGCGTGTACTTCGGCAAGGACCTGAAGGACATCACGCTCGCGGAAGCGGCGATGCTCGCGGGGCTGCCGAAGGCGCCGTCCGCGTACAACCCGGTCGTCAATCCGAAGCGTGCGAAGGTGCGTCAGGAATACATCCTGAAGCGCATGCTCGAGGTCGGCTACATCACGCAGCCGCAGTACGACC
This genomic interval carries:
- a CDS encoding tetratricopeptide repeat protein gives rise to the protein MKKSLAALGLSLMLLSSAAFAVPSLQQVEQSIAQRNWQQADTQLSQVIDAHPNNAHARYLYAQVLDREGRASDALTQLQRAKSLDPQLRFTDASRFAQTESRIRADAARVSGNAPSATQAGTLQPGLAPAVAPAEKHGPSTGMWIGLGLIVAVIALVLRWTLRRARTADDGRADDERRTQLKRATDVLNDIRPLKLDAKLSTAPGAAALTGELDAIETDARTLVEALSNSKNPVPPYRVDELEQRHASVKARVEGRPDPAAQPAPPANGSGSVYAQEADRMTGAQGQPYPPQPYPQQQPPVVIQQGGGGFGGGMGGLLTGVLLGEAMSGGRERVVERDVIVDGDRRRQDADPGFDLGRGDASNWSDGGSGNVDLGSNDDGWTDDNT
- a CDS encoding PspA/IM30 family protein, producing MSLFDSVSRTIKGLLNDAADSVQDPSRDARQIVRELDDSIGRAENSLIEIEAQVATQRSKRDAADDKVKKYEDGAKRALQSGDEALAREALAAQSNVEAERDALAAELTTLEPSVDKLKGQIADMRQRRNDLNARSNILQAKQEIAQAKDVAASALGGIGGKNLSEDFQKLEDKVALQNARSDARLNSADTSSGKALDDKLAALNKGPSVEDRLAALKKQLDTPAQ